The following are encoded in a window of Helicobacter ganmani genomic DNA:
- the kdsB gene encoding 3-deoxy-manno-octulosonate cytidylyltransferase: protein MIIIPARLKSTRFPNKVLAQIRGIPMIVRTAELAKEIDDVIVACDDSLIAEVCTRYGIRSILTSNTHESGTDRIAECARLLKLTKEEIIINLQGDEPFLEQEVILRLKHLMENEAKSRGEIPFMGSCAKSITSEQANDPNLVKVVLNAKNEAIYFSRSKIPYDRENQIESGAQYLGHLGIYAFSGESLQAFCNLPKSTLESIEKLEQLRALEHSKTIVMAKVESQSFGIDTKEDLERALKMFSK, encoded by the coding sequence ATGATTATTATCCCTGCAAGGCTCAAATCCACGCGTTTTCCCAACAAGGTTTTAGCGCAAATTCGTGGAATCCCTATGATTGTGCGCACAGCAGAACTCGCCAAGGAGATTGATGATGTTATCGTCGCTTGCGATGATTCTCTTATTGCGGAGGTTTGCACGCGCTATGGCATACGCTCAATCCTTACAAGCAACACACACGAAAGTGGAACAGATAGAATTGCTGAATGCGCTAGACTTTTAAAGCTTACTAAAGAGGAGATTATTATTAACTTGCAAGGCGATGAACCATTCTTGGAGCAAGAAGTCATCTTGCGCTTAAAACATTTAATGGAAAATGAAGCCAAAAGTCGCGGTGAGATTCCATTTATGGGAAGTTGCGCAAAATCAATCACTAGCGAACAAGCTAATGACCCAAATCTTGTAAAAGTAGTCTTGAATGCCAAGAATGAGGCGATTTACTTTTCGCGCTCCAAGATTCCTTATGATAGGGAAAATCAAATAGAATCCGGCGCACAATATTTAGGACATTTAGGAATCTATGCGTTTAGCGGTGAAAGCCTGCAGGCTTTTTGTAATTTACCAAAATCTACTTTGGAATCTATAGAAAAACTAGAACAATTGCGTGCTTTAGAACACTCTAAAACCATTGTAATGGCAAAAGTAGAATCACAATCTTTTGGAATTGACACCAAAGAGGATTTGGAACGCGCCTTAAAAATGTTTTCTAAGTAG
- a CDS encoding iron-sulfur cluster assembly scaffold protein: protein MAKNELLGGALWDAYSKKVSERMDNPTHLGVITQEEADKRGLKLVVADYGAEACGDAVRLYWLIDANDTIVDAKFKSFGCGTAIASSDMMVELCLGKKVQEAVKITNIDVEKALRDEPDTPAVPGQKMHCSVMAYDVIKKAAAQYLGKNPEDFEDEIIVCECARVSLGTLKEIIRINNLKTIEEITEYTKAGAFCKSCIRPGGHEEREHYLVDILREVRAEMENELQNKTDLNSKDNSEFANMTIVQKIKAIESVIDEKIRPMLMMDGGNMEIIDLKNASDGYTDVYIRYLGACSGCASGASGTLFAIESVLQENLDSSIRVFPV, encoded by the coding sequence ATGGCAAAAAATGAATTATTAGGCGGTGCGTTATGGGACGCATATAGCAAAAAAGTAAGCGAAAGAATGGACAACCCAACTCATTTAGGCGTGATTACGCAAGAAGAGGCAGATAAAAGAGGATTGAAGCTTGTTGTCGCAGATTATGGCGCGGAGGCTTGCGGTGATGCAGTCCGACTTTATTGGCTCATAGACGCAAACGATACGATTGTAGATGCGAAATTCAAGAGCTTTGGCTGCGGGACTGCGATTGCAAGTAGTGATATGATGGTAGAGCTTTGCTTGGGCAAAAAAGTGCAAGAAGCAGTGAAAATTACCAATATTGATGTAGAAAAAGCGTTGCGTGATGAGCCTGATACTCCAGCCGTCCCGGGACAAAAAATGCACTGCTCTGTAATGGCTTATGATGTGATTAAAAAGGCAGCGGCGCAATATTTGGGCAAGAATCCAGAGGATTTTGAAGATGAGATTATCGTCTGTGAATGCGCACGCGTGAGCTTAGGAACATTAAAGGAAATCATTAGGATTAACAATCTAAAAACGATTGAAGAAATCACCGAATACACGAAAGCAGGTGCGTTTTGTAAAAGTTGTATCCGACCCGGAGGACACGAAGAGAGGGAGCATTATCTAGTAGATATTTTGCGTGAAGTGCGTGCAGAAATGGAAAATGAACTTCAAAACAAAACCGATTTGAATTCCAAAGACAATTCAGAATTTGCCAATATGACGATTGTGCAAAAAATCAAAGCTATTGAATCCGTGATTGATGAAAAAATCCGCCCAATGCTGATGATGGACGGGGGTAATATGGAAATCATTGATTTAAAAAATGCAAGTGATGGCTATACTGATGTGTATATTAGATATTTAGGTGCTTGCAGTGGTTGTGCAAGTGGTGCGAGTGGCACGCTGTTTGCGATTGAATCAGTTTTGCAAGAAAACTTGGATTCTAGTATTCGCGTTTTTCCTGTGTAA
- the radA gene encoding DNA repair protein RadA — protein sequence MAKKKAQIFECQHCGFQSSKWLGKCSNCGAWESFLELKTEQIEVLKATSSPLSTTKVTPITEVQEEEFVRFSSGESELDIVLGGGIVLGGMYLVGGSPGVGKSTLLLKISSNLAKMGKQILYVSGEESASQIKLRAERLNAVCENLFLLNAIKLEEILGTIYANEHSYSMVVIDSIQTLYSENISSSPGSVSQVREVTFELMRLAKERGICVFIIGHITKDGAIAGPRILEHMVDCVLYFEGDSSRELRFLRGFKNRFGNTSEIGIFEMKSNGLVGAKEASKIFFSQKTSAPGSALSVVMEGSRSLVLEVQALVSDCAYGMPKRSSTGFDSNRLNMILALLERKLEIPLNRYDVFINITGGIKILETAADLAVVAAILSSFRNRPLSNGSIFLGEVSLVGDIRDVPNVEARLKEALSLGISNAILPKKPAQKINIKCFEVQEVTKIIDWM from the coding sequence ATGGCAAAGAAAAAAGCGCAAATTTTTGAATGTCAGCATTGTGGATTCCAAAGCTCAAAATGGCTCGGAAAATGCTCTAATTGCGGAGCTTGGGAAAGTTTCTTGGAGCTTAAAACAGAACAAATTGAGGTATTAAAGGCAACTTCATCTCCTCTTAGCACCACCAAAGTTACGCCAATTACAGAAGTGCAAGAAGAGGAATTTGTGCGCTTTAGTAGTGGAGAATCAGAGCTAGATATTGTGCTTGGGGGAGGAATCGTGCTTGGGGGAATGTATTTAGTCGGCGGAAGTCCGGGCGTTGGAAAATCTACGCTTTTGTTAAAAATCTCAAGCAATCTAGCCAAAATGGGCAAACAAATCCTCTATGTCAGCGGGGAAGAAAGTGCTTCACAAATCAAACTACGGGCGGAGCGATTAAATGCAGTTTGCGAAAATCTTTTTTTGCTCAATGCAATCAAGCTAGAGGAGATTTTAGGCACGATTTATGCCAATGAACACTCTTATTCTATGGTTGTAATAGATAGTATTCAAACGCTTTATAGTGAGAATATCAGCTCTAGTCCCGGGAGTGTTTCGCAAGTGCGTGAGGTAACTTTTGAGCTTATGCGCCTTGCTAAAGAGCGTGGAATCTGCGTGTTTATCATTGGGCATATTACCAAAGATGGCGCGATTGCAGGACCTAGAATCTTAGAACATATGGTGGATTGCGTGCTCTATTTTGAGGGAGATTCTAGCCGTGAATTGCGATTTTTAAGGGGATTTAAAAACCGCTTTGGCAACACTAGCGAAATTGGAATCTTTGAAATGAAAAGCAATGGTCTAGTTGGAGCAAAAGAGGCTTCCAAGATTTTCTTTAGTCAAAAGACTTCTGCACCCGGAAGTGCATTAAGTGTCGTAATGGAGGGTTCTCGCTCACTTGTTTTAGAGGTGCAAGCATTGGTGAGCGACTGCGCTTATGGTATGCCTAAACGCTCTTCTACGGGATTTGATTCCAATCGTCTCAATATGATTTTGGCTCTATTGGAGCGAAAATTAGAGATTCCGCTGAATCGCTACGATGTTTTTATCAATATCACCGGTGGAATCAAGATTTTAGAAACTGCGGCAGACTTAGCAGTCGTAGCAGCAATTCTATCTAGTTTCCGCAACCGCCCTCTCTCTAATGGAAGCATATTTTTGGGTGAAGTCAGCCTTGTAGGAGACATTAGAGATGTTCCCAATGTAGAAGCAAGACTCAAAGAAGCATTATCTCTTGGAATCTCTAATGCGATTCTACCCAAAAAACCCGCGCAAAAAATCAATATCAAATGTTTTGAAGTGCAAGAAGTTACAAAAATCATTGATTGGATGTAG
- a CDS encoding SDR family NAD(P)-dependent oxidoreductase yields MNVLVTGASSGFGRAIAQEFGGKGHKVIALARRKEQLESLAQEIPHCIALPCDICDKDSLRQAIESLPQNFKEIDVLVNNAGLALGLTSADKCDFEDWERMIEVNVKALAFITRLILPQMVERKSGHIITIGSIAGSYPYPGGNVYGASKAFVRQFALGLRADLSGTNVRVSDIEPGLAGGSEFSLVRFKGDKSKADALYQGANALTPQDIAQAVYWVATLPKHINVNTLEIMPTSQSFSALNVHKE; encoded by the coding sequence ATGAATGTATTAGTTACAGGTGCGTCTAGCGGGTTTGGACGTGCAATCGCTCAAGAGTTTGGCGGCAAAGGACACAAAGTCATTGCGCTTGCAAGGCGCAAGGAGCAGTTGGAATCCCTTGCGCAAGAGATTCCACATTGTATAGCTCTGCCTTGTGATATTTGCGACAAAGATTCTTTGCGTCAAGCCATAGAATCTCTACCACAAAATTTCAAAGAAATTGATGTTCTAGTCAATAACGCAGGGCTTGCACTTGGATTGACAAGTGCAGACAAATGTGATTTTGAGGATTGGGAGAGAATGATTGAAGTCAATGTCAAAGCCCTTGCATTTATCACGCGTTTGATTCTGCCACAAATGGTGGAGCGCAAAAGCGGGCATATCATTACGATTGGTTCAATTGCGGGAAGTTATCCTTATCCGGGAGGTAATGTTTATGGGGCGAGTAAAGCATTTGTGCGCCAATTTGCTTTGGGTTTGCGTGCGGATTTAAGTGGCACAAATGTGCGCGTAAGTGATATTGAACCCGGACTTGCTGGGGGTAGTGAATTTTCGCTTGTGCGATTCAAAGGCGACAAAAGCAAAGCAGACGCGCTCTATCAAGGGGCAAATGCTCTTACGCCACAGGATATTGCTCAAGCGGTTTATTGGGTTGCTACCTTACCAAAACATATCAATGTGAATACATTAGAGATAATGCCGACAAGTCAGAGTTTCTCTGCGCTTAATGTGCATAAGGAATAG
- a CDS encoding HemK/PrmC family methyltransferase translates to MELQWSIQKALKYGAKKLKEQGIPRPLLESEILLGFVLRQPRVALHCNFETTIQPFWLESFKKLILRRSHHEPIEYLVESVSFYGEELYVSYGALIPRPETEILVQKALDLIVRKSCTRIAEIGVGSGAISVLLASKNPKLEFHASDISPEALFNAYVNRVRFGAENLTLHRSAYLDFNKALKIPFDLLLANPPYIKEGEILPPTLRFEPQNALFGGKRGYEMLLHIIQLSFDCKIPFLICEMGYNQKESVESYLQTLPHKSLEFYQDFAGLNRGFVVEF, encoded by the coding sequence ATGGAATTACAATGGAGTATTCAAAAAGCTCTCAAATATGGCGCAAAAAAGCTAAAAGAACAAGGGATTCCGCGCCCGCTTTTAGAATCTGAAATTTTACTTGGGTTTGTTTTAAGGCAGCCTAGAGTTGCTTTGCATTGTAATTTTGAAACAACGATTCAGCCTTTTTGGTTGGAATCTTTTAAAAAATTGATTTTGCGCAGAAGTCATCACGAGCCGATAGAATATTTGGTAGAGAGCGTGAGCTTTTATGGTGAAGAGCTATATGTTTCGTATGGTGCGTTGATTCCGCGTCCAGAAACAGAGATTTTAGTGCAAAAGGCATTGGATTTGATTGTGCGGAAATCTTGCACAAGAATCGCAGAAATTGGTGTAGGGAGTGGAGCAATCAGTGTCTTGCTTGCTTCAAAGAATCCTAAACTAGAATTTCACGCAAGCGATATTTCACCCGAAGCCCTTTTTAATGCCTATGTTAATAGAGTTAGATTTGGAGCGGAGAATTTAACTTTGCATAGAAGCGCGTATTTAGATTTTAATAAGGCATTAAAGATTCCTTTTGATTTGTTGCTCGCAAATCCTCCTTATATCAAGGAGGGTGAGATTCTACCTCCTACGTTGAGGTTTGAGCCACAAAATGCTCTTTTTGGTGGAAAAAGAGGCTATGAAATGCTGTTGCATATTATTCAACTTAGCTTTGATTGCAAGATTCCGTTTTTGATTTGCGAAATGGGTTATAATCAAAAAGAAAGTGTGGAATCTTATCTGCAAACTTTGCCACATAAGAGTTTGGAGTTTTATCAAGATTTTGCAGGTTTGAATCGTGGCTTTGTTGTAGAGTTTTAG
- a CDS encoding polyphenol oxidase family protein translates to MNSHSFLEPLATPSGIQAFLSRAPLNIAFHAGGDSKENVESHRSLCIAPFPLSSLAYLNQVHSKEILKAQRGGLLGDGDGILIAQKNIIGLIMVADCNPILLFDTKHKVLALLHGGRVGLQKGIIPNALEQMQQEFNTQTSDLFAYVGPSIRACCYEVGEEVLKDSLLKKGKIVREGKIYLDLIAIIKSQFKATNITNYDISPHCTCCTSAYFSYRKNPQCGRFGLFAYLT, encoded by the coding sequence ATGAATTCTCACTCTTTTCTTGAACCTCTTGCCACACCAAGTGGAATCCAAGCCTTTTTAAGCCGCGCACCGCTTAATATCGCCTTTCACGCGGGAGGAGATTCCAAAGAAAATGTAGAATCCCATCGCTCTCTTTGTATAGCCCCTTTTCCTCTTTCCTCTCTTGCATATCTTAATCAAGTGCATAGCAAAGAGATTCTAAAGGCACAAAGAGGAGGATTATTAGGTGATGGCGATGGAATCTTGATTGCGCAAAAAAATATTATCGGGCTAATTATGGTAGCAGATTGCAATCCGATTTTGCTCTTTGATACCAAGCACAAAGTCCTAGCATTGCTACACGGCGGACGCGTAGGCTTACAAAAAGGCATTATTCCCAACGCTTTAGAACAAATGCAGCAAGAATTCAACACGCAAACCTCCGATTTGTTTGCCTATGTTGGACCTTCTATTCGTGCGTGTTGTTATGAAGTAGGCGAGGAAGTCTTGAAAGATTCCCTCTTAAAGAAAGGCAAAATCGTGCGTGAAGGCAAGATTTACTTAGATTTAATCGCAATCATAAAATCTCAATTTAAAGCCACAAATATCACAAATTACGATATTTCACCTCACTGCACTTGCTGCACTTCTGCTTACTTTTCTTATCGCAAAAATCCCCAATGCGGACGCTTTGGATTGTTTGCATATCTAACTTAA
- a CDS encoding NifS family cysteine desulfurase, whose protein sequence is MESKKVYLDNNATTMLDPQAKELMESYFCQKYGNPNSLHSFGTETHIAIREAFNHLYEGINAHDEDDIIITSCATESNNWVLKGVYFDTLRFGEKNHIITTQVEHPAIRSTCQFLESLGVEVTYLPIGENGTLDASAVENAITDKTALVSVMWANNETGIIFPIQEIGAICKKKGVLFHTDAVQAIGKIPVDVQKAQVDFLSFSGHKFHAPKGIGGLYIRKDIKLTPLFHGGEHMGGKRSGTLNVPYIVALGEAMRQASLHLDFERNNVRHLRDRLEDALLEIPDVFVIGERALRVPNTILVSIRGVEGEAMLWDLNKYGIACSTGSACASEDLEANPVMSAIGADKELAHTAIRISLSRFNTKEEIDYAMEVFKKSIARLRSISSSY, encoded by the coding sequence ATGGAATCTAAAAAAGTTTATTTAGATAATAATGCAACCACTATGCTAGACCCACAGGCTAAAGAGTTAATGGAATCTTATTTTTGCCAAAAATATGGCAATCCAAACTCCTTGCATAGTTTTGGCACAGAAACACACATAGCAATTCGTGAGGCATTTAATCATCTCTATGAAGGAATTAATGCGCATGATGAAGACGACATCATCATCACTTCTTGCGCGACAGAAAGCAACAATTGGGTTTTAAAAGGTGTGTATTTTGATACTTTGCGCTTTGGTGAAAAGAATCATATCATCACGACACAAGTAGAACACCCTGCAATTCGTTCAACCTGTCAATTTTTGGAATCTCTAGGTGTAGAAGTAACTTATCTGCCTATTGGAGAAAATGGCACACTAGATGCAAGTGCAGTAGAAAATGCTATCACAGATAAAACCGCATTGGTTAGCGTAATGTGGGCAAACAACGAAACGGGGATTATTTTCCCTATTCAAGAAATTGGGGCAATTTGCAAAAAGAAAGGAGTGCTTTTCCACACGGACGCAGTGCAAGCTATCGGCAAAATTCCCGTTGATGTGCAAAAGGCACAAGTAGATTTCTTAAGTTTCAGCGGGCATAAATTCCACGCACCTAAAGGAATCGGTGGGCTTTATATTCGCAAAGACATTAAGCTTACCCCTTTATTTCACGGAGGAGAACATATGGGTGGCAAGCGTAGCGGAACTCTCAATGTCCCTTATATCGTAGCATTAGGAGAAGCAATGCGACAAGCTTCACTTCATTTAGATTTTGAACGCAACAATGTGCGTCATTTGCGTGATAGATTAGAAGATGCTTTACTAGAGATTCCAGATGTTTTTGTCATAGGCGAGCGGGCTTTGCGTGTGCCAAATACGATTCTAGTAAGCATTCGTGGAGTAGAGGGAGAGGCGATGTTGTGGGATTTAAACAAATATGGTATTGCTTGCTCCACAGGAAGCGCGTGTGCAAGTGAGGACTTGGAAGCAAATCCTGTAATGAGCGCAATTGGCGCAGATAAAGAATTAGCACATACTGCAATTAGAATTTCACTTAGTCGCTTTAATACAAAAGAAGAAATTGACTATGCAATGGAAGTTTTTAAAAAATCTATTGCACGTTTGCGCTCTATTTCAAGTAGTTATTAA
- a CDS encoding M48 family metallopeptidase, which yields MNLIVCYALFFSLPKLILSFLQLNFIRQEKAKPPYILESSAFLKAADYASVREKIAIYNVSLDFLLMSFWILFGFSALDSALELSPLMKSVVFVLVFLVVGALVNLPFEAYQTLVIDKKFGFAKGGMKLFITDTLKSFALLLIVSGILIFVFSWIILEVRFWEVYVFLFGAVLLIGINFLYPLLIAPMFNKFTPLENPKLQDKITALLHRVGFQSKGVFVMDASRRDGRLNAYFAGLGRAKRVILFDTLLEKISSDSILAVLGHELGHFKHYDIYKMLGLVLGFFGVLLFVVANLPESLFVEANLERSAHALIVFLLLLSSPIGLYFMLLVNWRSCQNEFAADRFGAELTSAESLSNALLVLVKENNSFPLAHPLYMRFFYSHPPLMARLMALGCANLANQPQNIQKV from the coding sequence ATGAATTTAATTGTGTGCTATGCTTTATTTTTTAGTCTTCCGAAGCTGATTCTTTCTTTTTTGCAGTTAAATTTTATCCGACAAGAAAAAGCCAAACCACCTTATATTTTAGAATCTAGTGCGTTTTTAAAGGCAGCAGATTATGCAAGCGTGCGTGAAAAAATTGCAATTTATAATGTGAGTTTAGATTTTTTACTTATGAGTTTTTGGATTCTTTTTGGTTTTTCTGCCTTAGATTCGGCTTTGGAGCTATCGCCTTTGATGAAATCTGTCGTCTTTGTGCTCGTGTTTCTTGTTGTTGGAGCATTGGTGAATTTACCTTTTGAAGCTTATCAGACTTTGGTTATTGATAAAAAGTTTGGTTTTGCAAAAGGTGGAATGAAGCTTTTTATCACAGATACCTTGAAGTCTTTTGCTTTATTGCTTATTGTGAGTGGAATCTTGATTTTTGTTTTTAGTTGGATTATTTTGGAAGTGCGATTTTGGGAAGTTTATGTGTTTCTTTTTGGAGCAGTTTTGCTTATTGGGATAAATTTCTTGTATCCTCTTTTGATTGCGCCGATGTTTAACAAATTCACTCCCCTTGAAAATCCAAAATTACAGGATAAAATCACTGCTTTATTACATCGTGTGGGATTCCAAAGCAAAGGCGTTTTTGTCATGGACGCTTCTAGACGCGATGGGAGATTGAATGCGTATTTTGCGGGATTAGGACGCGCAAAACGCGTGATATTGTTTGATACTTTGTTAGAAAAAATTTCAAGTGATTCCATTCTTGCTGTTTTGGGGCACGAGCTTGGGCATTTTAAGCATTACGATATTTACAAAATGCTAGGGCTTGTGCTTGGATTTTTTGGCGTTTTATTATTTGTGGTAGCAAACTTGCCCGAATCTTTGTTTGTTGAAGCAAATTTGGAGCGAAGTGCGCACGCATTGATTGTCTTTTTGTTGCTTTTAAGCTCGCCGATTGGATTGTATTTTATGCTGTTGGTAAATTGGAGAAGTTGCCAAAACGAATTTGCAGCCGATAGATTTGGTGCAGAGCTAACAAGCGCAGAATCCCTCTCAAATGCGCTATTAGTTCTTGTTAAAGAAAACAATTCCTTTCCTTTGGCTCACCCTTTGTATATGCGATTTTTTTATAGCCACCCGCCTTTAATGGCGCGCTTAATGGCATTAGGCTGTGCAAATCTAGCAAATCAACCACAGAATATTCAAAAAGTTTAA
- a CDS encoding rod shape-determining protein: MGIFERNDIAIDLGTVNTIVRNDMETTLFCEATCIALEKKYNSHRILAIGDSAKKMLGRTHNEIEVVNPLLNGAISDFETTKIFMNAILQKAKAGSLSPRVGISIPQNLTQVERHSLYEATMLAGAKEVLLIEDPFSASVGAGLDISTARAKMIIDAGGGLVEVSIISLNGLITSAFTKEAGDFIDFALVEYCRHNKNIGISKEMAENLKRKINVFAKNPTIHIGAKNLANSMPIECELDLEEFKGVILNSLYKIKDIIIEAIHNAPPQIAPDLIEDGATLTGGLALIPGIKDFLEKELRMQIHLTPDPLLDISKGVWQIMQDYESFEKSL, from the coding sequence ATGGGAATTTTTGAACGAAATGATATTGCGATTGACTTAGGCACGGTGAATACTATCGTGCGCAACGATATGGAAACAACACTTTTTTGCGAAGCGACTTGTATTGCTCTTGAAAAAAAATATAATTCTCATCGCATTCTAGCAATCGGCGATTCGGCAAAAAAAATGCTAGGACGCACACACAACGAAATAGAAGTAGTCAATCCTCTTTTGAATGGAGCTATCAGCGATTTTGAAACCACTAAAATCTTTATGAACGCAATTTTGCAAAAAGCAAAAGCGGGTTCGCTCTCTCCCCGCGTAGGCATTAGTATCCCTCAAAACCTCACGCAAGTAGAGAGACATTCTCTCTATGAAGCAACAATGCTTGCGGGAGCGAAAGAAGTCTTGCTCATAGAAGACCCCTTTAGCGCGAGCGTTGGTGCTGGATTAGACATTTCTACCGCACGTGCAAAAATGATTATTGACGCTGGAGGAGGACTTGTAGAAGTCAGTATTATTTCCTTAAATGGACTGATTACAAGTGCTTTTACCAAAGAAGCGGGAGATTTCATAGATTTCGCCTTAGTAGAATATTGTCGCCATAATAAAAATATTGGAATTAGCAAGGAAATGGCAGAAAACTTGAAACGCAAAATCAATGTTTTTGCCAAGAATCCCACAATTCATATTGGAGCAAAAAACCTTGCCAATAGTATGCCCATAGAATGTGAATTAGACTTAGAGGAATTCAAAGGCGTTATTTTAAATAGTCTTTACAAAATCAAAGACATTATTATTGAGGCTATCCACAATGCACCTCCGCAAATTGCGCCCGATTTGATTGAAGATGGGGCGACTTTGACGGGTGGTTTGGCACTGATTCCGGGTATTAAGGATTTCTTGGAAAAAGAACTTAGAATGCAAATCCACCTTACTCCAGACCCACTTTTGGATATTTCCAAAGGGGTTTGGCAGATTATGCAAGATTATGAATCTTTTGAAAAAAGTTTATAA
- a CDS encoding alpha/beta hydrolase, translated as MKIIFFFLAFFCVLFAKPSQVIPQLSVKVKDFFEIPQAKDFLYKDIKYRIFLAKSKLQGANYKLFVSLDGNAFFPRILNLYQNPPKEPIIIVGVGYDSPKAFDTLKRTRDYMPKVLGEDFQGGGGDKEFLSFVQEILLPFLAKKYPINPDYKAFFGHSFGGIFVLNSLLKESRDFTHFFINSPSLWWGEASFLPREIRLKSCPLIFITQGELESHLVEKKSFLSAQSLANRITQESACVAYFKSFEGQTHGSVIEKDMEFALENF; from the coding sequence ATGAAAATCATCTTTTTCTTTTTGGCATTTTTTTGTGTGCTTTTTGCAAAACCAAGTCAGGTGATTCCGCAACTTTCTGTAAAAGTAAAAGATTTTTTTGAAATCCCGCAGGCAAAGGATTTCCTCTACAAAGATATAAAATACAGAATCTTTCTTGCAAAGAGTAAGTTGCAAGGCGCAAATTACAAGCTTTTTGTGTCTCTTGATGGCAATGCTTTTTTCCCTAGAATCTTGAATCTGTATCAAAATCCGCCCAAAGAACCCATTATCATTGTCGGTGTGGGCTATGATAGCCCAAAAGCGTTTGACACTTTAAAACGCACGAGGGATTATATGCCAAAAGTGCTAGGAGAGGATTTTCAAGGAGGCGGTGGAGACAAGGAGTTTTTGTCTTTTGTTCAAGAGATACTCTTGCCTTTTTTAGCAAAAAAATATCCTATTAATCCTGATTATAAAGCATTTTTTGGGCATTCTTTTGGGGGAATCTTTGTGCTAAACTCTTTGCTTAAAGAGAGCAGAGATTTTACGCATTTTTTTATTAATTCCCCATCTTTGTGGTGGGGAGAAGCTTCCTTTCTACCTAGAGAGATTCGGCTAAAGAGTTGCCCTTTGATTTTTATCACACAAGGAGAATTAGAAAGTCATTTGGTTGAGAAAAAGTCTTTTTTGAGTGCGCAATCTCTTGCAAATAGAATCACGCAAGAAAGTGCTTGTGTGGCGTATTTTAAAAGTTTTGAGGGGCAAACGCACGGAAGCGTGATTGAAAAGGATATGGAGTTTGCCCTAGAAAACTTTTAA